The Xiphias gladius isolate SHS-SW01 ecotype Sanya breed wild chromosome 7, ASM1685928v1, whole genome shotgun sequence genome window below encodes:
- the zgc:112083 gene encoding histone H4 transcription factor, which yields MMTTKRLDNFEVACEWASCTFKGRTIEELSDHMSLHLKDYLGDKDALEELDEYACLWNGCEFLSMGSPAELEVHAYFHNYHGKLKFVGSQLLKSRPDLPSCNQGLHSNNLVPEGSDGYVCQWEHCDSTFNNPEWFYRHVDNHVESAELQSFSQQQQALFCHWTGCDAFFKIRYRLREHMRSHTQERLVACPTCGSMFSSNTKLFDHLHRQAEPVESLVCEHCGKAFSSERLLRDHVRQHVNQVKCPFCDMTCTTLAALKIHIRFRHCDERPFPCDFCDKRFKNQRDLQKHTEVHNEGTVYHCTVEGCDYSCHTFQTMSHHFKRVHEVGGMSKYKCHICDKVFSWCYTLTLHLRKKHELKWPSGHSRFRYRKDVDGFLKVNMVRFETVEVTKEIMKNMAKKPQSLRKSPRTSSRNKRAAVTPESGRSSPAGSSSPSSSSSSSYSSEFSGGEDVSSQPSPRGSDSPVYCVMSTIPHIEDEPGGLSQEDCDGSGTSGAVQALTEVARGLGMDVV from the exons ATGATGACAACGAAGAGACTAGACAATTTTGAGGTTGCCTGTGAGTGGGCTTCATGCACCTTCAAGGGCCGCACCATCGAGGAGCTGAGTGACCATATGTCCCTGCATTTGAAGGACTACCTTGGAGACAAAGATGCCCTGGAGGAGCTGG ATGAGTATGCTTGTCTCTGGAATGGATGTGAATTCCTATCGATGGGTAGTCCTGCGGAGCTGGAGGTCCACGCTTACTTCCACAACTACCACGGTAAGCTCAAGTTTGTCGGGTCACAACTGCTCAAGTCCCGTCCTGACCTGCCCAGCTGCAACCAAGGCTTACACAGCAACAACCTGGTTCCCGAGGGATCAGACGGATATGTTTGCCAGTGGGAGCACTGTGAT agTACGTTTAACAATCCTGAGTGGTTCTACCGGCATGTGGACAATCATGTTGAAAGTGCTGAGCTGCAGTCATTCTCCCAACAACAGCAGGCTCTCTTCTGCCATTGGACAG GCTGCGACGCTTTCTTCAAGATCCGGTATCGTTTGAGAGAGCACATGCGGAGCCACACTCAGGAAAGACTTGTAGCTTGTCCTACATGTGGCAGCATGTTCTCCAGCAACACAAAGCTGTTTGACCACCTCCACAGGCAGGCCGAGCCAGTGG AGTCGCTGGTATGTGAACATTGTGGCAAAGCTTTTTCGAGTGAGAGACTTTTGAGGGATCACGTTCGTCAGCACG TGAATCAGGTGAAGTGTCCCTTCTGTGATATGACGTGCACCACTTTGGCAGCTCTGAAGATTCACATCCGGTTCCGCCACTGTGATGAGCGGCCGTTCCCATGTGACTTCTGTGACAAAAG atttaagAACCAACGCGATCtacaaaagcacacagaggTTCACAATGAGGGCACTGTGTATCATTGTACTGTGGAGGGTTGTGATTATTCTTGTCACACATTCCAAACCATGAGCCACCACTTCAAGAGAGTGCATGAG GTTGGGGGGATGTCCAAATATAAATGCCATATTTGTGATAAGGTCTTCTCCTGGTGTTACACTCTCACACTTCACCTTCGCAAAAAGCACGAGCTGAAATGGCCTTCTGGACATTCACGCTTCAG ATACAGAAAGGATGTAGACGGCTTCCTAAAAGTAAACATGGTGCGATTTGAGACTGTGGAAGTGACCAAGGAGATCATGAAGAACATGGCCAAAAAGCCGCAGAGCCTTCGTAAAAGCCCTCGGACCAGCAGCCGGAACAAGAGGGCTGCAGTCACACCCGAGAGTGGCCGAAGCTCTCCTGCAGGATCCTCCTCGCCATCCTCCAGCTCGTCCTCCTCGTACTCCTCAGAGTTCTCTGGAGGCGAGGACGTTTCGTCCCAGCCCAGCCCCAGAGGCAGTGACTCTCCTGTCTACTGTGTGATGAGCACCATCCCTCATATTGAGGACGAGCCTGGAGGACTGTCTCAGGAGGACTGCGATGGTAGTGGGACATCCGGAGCCGTTCAGGCCCTGACGGAGGTGGCGAGGGGTCTTGGCATGGACGTGGTTTGA